One region of Anthonomus grandis grandis chromosome 22, icAntGran1.3, whole genome shotgun sequence genomic DNA includes:
- the LOC126748658 gene encoding uncharacterized protein LOC126748658 isoform X1 → MMLTESALINFNSAMSGSSNMNKLCRQVSIESPGPIIKDCVFSFEVPVPDVPAQGARIRVVCAGACYRMRTRSPSTSSISSVEDAGYSPAHHGLRDGALFPGYEVAGVVDALGAEASASDEIKVGTRVVIYPYDGIPHGYAEYIVVPTIDYLVPVPDQLPLGVAAMLPTGALLAKNAVVTAHKHVLKLFEDRSADHIVRILIVGTGGLALWALRIAEHHFKAPEYINRVKITVATLKDEGLMRTAAELKRVNIVQWNEDLYEKQLIERTKNACNGLVDIVIDFGTTSRSLHRSLQCLSCGGVVLVSEEVAERLLPKFSRLIQQSNQKIEPVANGSIEQLKELVKYVANGDIVPPPHTEFSAEEASKVVEKLCHSEIPGRAILRFHDIQ, encoded by the exons ATGATGTTGACTGAAAGTGCTTTGATTAATTTTAACAGCGCGATGTCTGG ATCAAGCAACATGAACAAACTTTGTCGTCAAGTATCAATCGAGTCTCCCGGTCCCATTATCAAAGACTGCGTCTTCAGCTTTGAGGTGCCCGTTCCGGATGTACCTGCGCAAGGTGCTCGCATTCGGGTTGTCTGTGCTGGCGCTTGCTATCGCATGCGCACACGTAGCCCCTCTACATCCAGCATTTCATCAGTGGAAGATGCCGGCTACTCCCCTGCGCATCATGGCCTTAGAGATGGTGCTCTTTTCCCTGGGTATGAGGTTGCTGGCGTTGTAGACGCCCTTGGGGCTGAAGCTTCTGCATCAGAT GAAATCAAAGTAGGGACTCGCGTAGTCATTTATCCGTACGACGGCATTCCTCATGGTTATGCAGAATACATTGTAGTGCCTACCATAGACTATTTGGTGCCTGTTCCAGACCAATTACCTCTTGGTGTTGCCGCCATGCTGCCCACCGGAGCTCTTTTGGCCAAGAATGCTGTGGTTACCGCGCACAAGCATGTCCTAAAGCTGTTTGAGGACCGCTCAGCTGATCATATTGTTCGCATCTTGATTGTTGGTACCGGAGGACTTGCTTTATGGGCTCTACGTATTGCTGAACACCATTTCAAGGCTCCTGAGTATATCAACCGAGTCAAGATCACCGTTGCTACTTTAAAAGATGAAGGCTTAATGAGGACTGCTGCAGAACTGAAAAG AGTAAACATTGTTCAGTGGAATGAGGATTTGTATGAAAAACAGCTGATCGAGAGAACCAAGAACGCTTGCAATGGTTTAGTAGATATCGTCATCGATTTTGGTACTACCTCAAGGTCTCTACATAGATCTCTACAATGTTTGAGTTGT GGTGGTGTGGTGTTAGTAAGTGAAGAAGTAGCGGAACGTCTGTTGCCAAAGTTCTCCAGATTGATTCAGCAATCGAATCAAAAAATTGAGCCAGTTGCTAATGGTAGCATTGAACAACTCAAGGAGTTGGTCAAATACGTCGCAAACGGGGACATCGTCCCACCTCCTCACACAGAATTTTCGGCCGAAGAGGCCTCTAAAGTGGTAGAAAAGCTCTGCCATTCTGAGATACCTGGCCGAGCTATATTACGTTTTCACGATATCCAGTAA
- the LOC126748658 gene encoding uncharacterized protein LOC126748658 isoform X2, with product MNKLCRQVSIESPGPIIKDCVFSFEVPVPDVPAQGARIRVVCAGACYRMRTRSPSTSSISSVEDAGYSPAHHGLRDGALFPGYEVAGVVDALGAEASASDEIKVGTRVVIYPYDGIPHGYAEYIVVPTIDYLVPVPDQLPLGVAAMLPTGALLAKNAVVTAHKHVLKLFEDRSADHIVRILIVGTGGLALWALRIAEHHFKAPEYINRVKITVATLKDEGLMRTAAELKRVNIVQWNEDLYEKQLIERTKNACNGLVDIVIDFGTTSRSLHRSLQCLSCGGVVLVSEEVAERLLPKFSRLIQQSNQKIEPVANGSIEQLKELVKYVANGDIVPPPHTEFSAEEASKVVEKLCHSEIPGRAILRFHDIQ from the exons ATGAACAAACTTTGTCGTCAAGTATCAATCGAGTCTCCCGGTCCCATTATCAAAGACTGCGTCTTCAGCTTTGAGGTGCCCGTTCCGGATGTACCTGCGCAAGGTGCTCGCATTCGGGTTGTCTGTGCTGGCGCTTGCTATCGCATGCGCACACGTAGCCCCTCTACATCCAGCATTTCATCAGTGGAAGATGCCGGCTACTCCCCTGCGCATCATGGCCTTAGAGATGGTGCTCTTTTCCCTGGGTATGAGGTTGCTGGCGTTGTAGACGCCCTTGGGGCTGAAGCTTCTGCATCAGAT GAAATCAAAGTAGGGACTCGCGTAGTCATTTATCCGTACGACGGCATTCCTCATGGTTATGCAGAATACATTGTAGTGCCTACCATAGACTATTTGGTGCCTGTTCCAGACCAATTACCTCTTGGTGTTGCCGCCATGCTGCCCACCGGAGCTCTTTTGGCCAAGAATGCTGTGGTTACCGCGCACAAGCATGTCCTAAAGCTGTTTGAGGACCGCTCAGCTGATCATATTGTTCGCATCTTGATTGTTGGTACCGGAGGACTTGCTTTATGGGCTCTACGTATTGCTGAACACCATTTCAAGGCTCCTGAGTATATCAACCGAGTCAAGATCACCGTTGCTACTTTAAAAGATGAAGGCTTAATGAGGACTGCTGCAGAACTGAAAAG AGTAAACATTGTTCAGTGGAATGAGGATTTGTATGAAAAACAGCTGATCGAGAGAACCAAGAACGCTTGCAATGGTTTAGTAGATATCGTCATCGATTTTGGTACTACCTCAAGGTCTCTACATAGATCTCTACAATGTTTGAGTTGT GGTGGTGTGGTGTTAGTAAGTGAAGAAGTAGCGGAACGTCTGTTGCCAAAGTTCTCCAGATTGATTCAGCAATCGAATCAAAAAATTGAGCCAGTTGCTAATGGTAGCATTGAACAACTCAAGGAGTTGGTCAAATACGTCGCAAACGGGGACATCGTCCCACCTCCTCACACAGAATTTTCGGCCGAAGAGGCCTCTAAAGTGGTAGAAAAGCTCTGCCATTCTGAGATACCTGGCCGAGCTATATTACGTTTTCACGATATCCAGTAA